In a single window of the Acyrthosiphon pisum isolate AL4f unplaced genomic scaffold, pea_aphid_22Mar2018_4r6ur Scaffold_21003;HRSCAF=22751, whole genome shotgun sequence genome:
- the LOC107882166 gene encoding kelch-like protein 2 translates to MIKRCRGAGLAVVNENFVFAVGGVDSFRTFLRSVEILDLSSESPSWKSSVDMLVERNFPGVGVINNYLYAVGGHNKSDSALDSAEVFDYNTQEWRMVSSMCTKRYDFGVGVLNNLLYAVGGCDKPFQALDIVECYHPSLDGQQSQKCLYGAVRLV, encoded by the exons ATGATAAAAAGATGTCGTGGGGCTGGTCTAGCAGTAGTGAATGAAAATTTCGTGTTTGCTGTGGGTGGTGTTGATAGTTTTAGAACATTTCTTCGGTCGGTTGAAATACTAGATTTATCTTCAGAATCACCTAGTTGGAAATCAAGTGTTGATATGTTAGTCGAACGAAATTTTCCAGGAGTtggtgtaattaataattatctatatgcC GTTGGTGGACATAATAAGAGTGATTCTGCATTAGATAGTGCTGAAGTTTTCGACTACAATACTCAAGAATGGCGTATGGTATCTAGTATGTGTACTAAAAGATATGACTTTGGGGTCGGAGTCctgaataatcttttatatgcg gtaGGAGGATGTGATAAACCATTTCAGGCCTTAGACATTGTTGAATGTTATCATCCCAGCCTTGATGGACAACAGTCGCAAAAATGTCTGTACGGCGCAGTCAGGTTGGTATAG